From the genome of Podospora bellae-mahoneyi strain CBS 112042 chromosome 2, whole genome shotgun sequence:
TCATATCGCAAGCTCTAACCAACAGGCCTTCTCATCGCAACAACTCTCCGCCGCTCtcccatctcttccaccgTCCGCCTTCTCTGGTAGATTCTTCGCGCCCGAATCCTGACGAAAACCTTGTCGTCACACGATATCACCACACCGAGCGTTCCCTTTGGTGCACGAACATTGAAAACCCCCAAATTCGCTGCGCGATTCCGTCACCTCGGCTCCACCAAAACGGTCGCAGCAAACATCCACAAACATCTAAACGTTCTTTTGAGCACCCCCGAGACCTTGCTATACCGTCATTATGTCCGTCGAGATTGAACCCTTTGAGCTCGGCTTCCGCAGTACGTTGTGTCCTCCAGATCGCCAACATCCACAGAGACATTCGAAGGACCATATCTGACCGAGCTAGGGCCATTTACTATCGAGGTCGCGCAGAtcctcaagatcaagaacaCCAATAAAGAGCCAATTGCTTTCAAGGTATATCAAGATGTCTTTCAAGTTGTGTCTCACTTTTCAAGTGGCTAACCGGATCCTCCTGTTTGTAGGTTAAAACGACAGCCCCTAAGCAGTACGTCTCGAGACTTCGCGATTCTCCACAATAATTACATTGGCCTACGAGAGTGGTGTTGCTAACTGCCACAGGTACTGTGTTCGACCAAACTCTGGTCGTGTTGAGCCCGGCCATGAAGTCGAAGTTTCAGGTAGGCACATCGTGGACATGTTTGGAAAGTTGGGGCGGGTGGCTGACATACACGTAGTCCTCCTGCAGGCCATGAAGCAGGAGCCTCCTGCCGACGCCAAGTGCCGTGACAAGTTCCTCGTCCAGTCCGTTACCATCACCGGCGACAAGGACTTCACCAACGTTCAGCAGATTGTGGGTCACTCTTCACAGCCGGCGGTGAAAAAAACAATACCATACTGACCAGTTATTCTTGTAGTGGGACGGTGTGCCAAAGTCGGCAATCCAAGAGAGAAAGATCCGAGTCTCTTGGCTCGCCGCCAACGACGACGGAAATGCGGAACCTGCGGTGTCGACTCCTCCCCGTCGCTCACTTGCTAATGTATGTTATCCCACTTGGTTTCTCcgtggcgggggaggggttgaatggGTGCAAAAACTCGCATCCCATCCCCGCGATCCTCTCGTCACATGGGCGACTAGCGCTAACCACAACTGTATAGGGCCATGAGGATACCCCCAGTGCCGCCCCTCCAGCCTACTCTTCCCCGCACGATGAATCCACCATTCTCGATAACACCTCTCCAGGCCAACCCGAGCAGGAGTCCAGGGAGGAGACTGGGTCAACTGTCGCCGAATCCGCCGTGGCCGCCGTCAAGACCACAGCCGTCGAGACCTACGAAGAGATCAAGGCGAAGCTCGCTCAGGCGGAGGCTACGATTGCCCAGCTAAAGAACGACGCAGCAAGTGGACTCAGACAAAGGAAGGCAGCCG
Proteins encoded in this window:
- the SCS2 gene encoding phosphatidylinositol-binding protein scs2 (COG:U; EggNog:ENOG503P02E) → MSVEIEPFELGFRRPFTIEVAQILKIKNTNKEPIAFKVKTTAPKQYCVRPNSGRVEPGHEVEVSVLLQAMKQEPPADAKCRDKFLVQSVTITGDKDFTNVQQIWDGVPKSAIQERKIRVSWLAANDDGNAEPAVSTPPRRSLANGHEDTPSAAPPAYSSPHDESTILDNTSPGQPEQESREETGSTVAESAVAAVKTTAVETYEEIKAKLAQAEATIAQLKNDAASGLRQRKAAVTSEADNSKPSQPELAQATRQGTEGVSVKVVAILCFVSFMLAYFFF